The Silene latifolia isolate original U9 population chromosome 4, ASM4854445v1, whole genome shotgun sequence region acagctgtaaagaccgtctgaaaattctaattgagttgttgttcataatagtgaagggtgataatgatatgttcCAAATTATTCTTTCccatgaactagtaagaatgcctcacatgtgattagaagtgtgtttggaataaccttagaatcatgctaggatattcaaatttgttgagcatacgtaatcaccatgataatttctttcacaactatggcttatgagtagtaataatcTGAGCTGTTATGTCAAAATTTGGAAACCGTCGACAAATGTGTGTACATAGTGTGATATTCAAGGTTAATAGCATGAagtatgtgcttcacatgtcaaatttgttggtgaaattgtgtacttagctgagtatgtcgaattcaaattacatgaaataaatatttgcatgtttatacaagttgcttGAACATATGCCTAAAGCGAGATCGAGACCGAACCTTGGAatccgccaaagtaaacggggagGAGTAACCCACCGAGATGGGGAGCGAGCGGACTGTGGTACCGCGGTTTCCGAATACCCTTGATTGTTTTTCTTGATTTCAAgcagagggagcgttttgtagccttacaaaaacgcaaaatgagacctacgaggtgtatagacactactgtgttagaggagttggagatagagatggatgtccgtcacattttcGAGACCTTAGGTcttatgggtttgtataggctgaggaaacacacttatccttttctcactttggagtttatgagctcctttatctatgaccccgctgGCCAAACCGTTGAATTTCGGTTAATGAAaactagtttcttgctttctatggatCAATTTGCtgctcaccttgggttggctaaGCCTCCTAAGGACTCCATTACCGATATTCCAGCCGAGTGCGGTGTCTTCCGCCTGATGCCTTGtctgactgggaagcaagctcccacctcgagcaacatgctgattaatgacgttcagcatgttaccttgagggtctttctccgttctctttcgaacctcctttatgacagaaaggatatcaataagctgaataatcatgaggacttgcttctgatgtcttacctcaacccggagcgggccaggaaagtggtctttaatgctccttctatggtttgtgttgcccttgccttgatggcttcttcctcttcccggtacctgagttgtggcgctatcgccactcggttagctgaaaagctaacctcttttgaggcctcttcggagtacgtgcctctagctaccccagtgcccaccatggaccgtgcctactatctcgacctgaagtggttgaggaccttggctgacggcagcctagcgtggagggtgtggggcatgagttggatggaAATTCCAGCTcttgagcacctcccaccgacagagcctttGGAGCCGGCGGTAGTGGCTGTGGATGTGGACGatgaggaggtggaggaggaggatgaggatagacCCCGACAGCAGtgagacctatctcatcgacgacaccattTCGGGAGGTGAtgcggagccgacgaagggcgagaatgcgggagttgcggtggtggagagacccagattagggaggggaccccgtcgagtgagggagagggcctcggagactaggccacagccggtagcgccacagcagcatccttttccgtactacccttacctcgacaccccggagacgcgatccggcTACTTGGCGAgatagagtgtcatctaccttgacactcggaacatgcacgagatggcgtacgctcggggatagggaccgagagaccgcatccagtttggtggagtggagttggggactactcaggggttttccattcctacggggtggatcagtcgacgtggggggcacctcagtccttcccttacggtggcttgactccatggtacgtgggcccgggagcgAGGAGcgaggagtggatgcggggatcgggtcatcgggagcggtacttggtggtggtgatgatgaggtgatgtttgagcaaaAAGcggcagcaggaggagtgatactccttgttttatccttgttgatggtagttggtaTTAGTTGTTAGTAGTATTGCTAGACTTTAGTAGTTATTTCGTTGAGACTTGATTTTGGACTTGTattgtggccataaggccggatttattACTTACCTATGTTGCAGGATTGACTTTGGGGTCGGGAAATCATCTCGACCCAAGTTATGTGacggctatatatatatatgtgttagtttatgacaggttttataaggaacttggcctgtaggtactcgatagagtaccccgtactctatcgagtagctgcaggaagacgggataaaaagcattctgacctgtaggctactcgatcgagtagccaagacacacgatcgagtagcatggcactcgatcgagtatcgcttcatactcgatcgagtagcactgttacaggaggtcttcgaaaattaaaaatgtccaattgttttataattacaagtttaatgtttaatgtggcTATTAGTGCGTAGTTCTGACTTTGAACCATTAATTTTatatgttggaagtcaagtttcggttttatatACATCTTGATAACGAttagtgaagtggtgacggtttcttgttgttttaatattacaATATGTCATTTTACCAGTTattcattgaagttacatttcTTCATACATTTGTGCGTGCAATGTTAGCGTGCTTTACCGTTGGCGACTAGTTGTCCCGGAGagttatgtatgatttataatttaacgagtttatgcttagcgagtaatgtccacggTAAATAATATGTTTTAACCCATGTCATGAATCAAATAATAAGTAATATGCGTTgaaatttgggtggtgaacttcggggacgaagttcctttttagaggggaagagtaatgtcgcgaaataaaaaagctgtttttgaataatgctttgcttgtttataatgttgttggtattatgttttgctttaattacaaaaattttcAAGTATAACGGattactttagttctttaaagtgaAGGTGGTTGTATGTTACAAGAGACGGTCATGAAGAATAGTTATAGTGCGATGAATCGTATTTCAATCACGTTGtcgagtaacatggtggcattagttgtagcacatgaaagttgatatgagaccTGTTTTAGATAGACAGTTTGATAGTTATTCTTGTAGGTTGGGTGATCGTGGGTGGTGATTCGCATTGCGagtttgatattttatatatatatatatatatatatatatatatatatatatatatatatatatatatatatatatatatatatatatagaataacGGTTGACGGTGATAACGCTTGCATGACAGTAGTAAGAATCGATAGGCATAAatgtagacggtgatgatgatgacatggggggggggggggatggtatttccaaggAGTAATGGTTTGAGCGGAAAGAGTGGTGAGGTCGTGTTGTTCCCGTGTCTCGAgcgggagataggtgagttgaacttcggggacgaagttctttttaagggggaacacttgtaatacccgcccttttagggaccctttgaccagcgttggtGACCATGGGAGCGGtagtagtcttagaaaagtgtgccaaaaccatcttgggctgcgtgttaagagtggtactcgatagagtagaggctactcgatcgagtagctaggttactcgatcgagtatggggccactcgatcgagtatgttgggtactcgatcgagtaccggttTTCAgccgagggttttatatcgcgttttgttaaatccgcaaatcacttccgccactttcctcccatccttcagtcgcctctttcccttcccttcacctcaaaacctccctggaagccttttgaagatccttgaaccttaggagggcgtcacttgtgtcgggtagcggtctcttgctgagttttctccctaataggtatgccataatcatcatccgtgtctttgttcttttagttagggtttgccttttagtaatagatgatggtattctggttataggcgttgcttggtcaTTGCCGGACATGTTAGtttgtcggcgtggattggttgcggttgcttaaaggtaggttcgcctactcggtttacgtagatggtctagtgtgtcggtcgttgtgaagtattgtgattgtttgacATAGTAATTGCgttgtgacgattgtgattgtgattgtgattctttgttggtggttctcgaggcgtgtcctcggctgagtggggtcacttgcgggagtggcttcacgccctagtttcgcccttcgtggaacccgccacggaaggggatgtgcacattaatggacagggttatcgctcggtatgatgagcggggatttggtgggtacggctgcggtcccccactggcaggactggtccagtggacagtcagtgacagaggttggttggattatcgtgattgtgtgtgtgaggCCGATAACATCGTATTGTTTTGATAGTTGTAGTTGTTATTgttatgtcttatctcagtactgaccttgtgtggttgtttgtttgttatgtgtctgccgtgatcccttatggtgagcagtcgaaCTTAGCAGGTTTTGGtgatgttgatagctggagtccgggcagggatgagttctCACGAGAtacgatggtcatagcgagtagtctttgagttgtacctttatatcgtttgttggtttaaatcgcttgtaatataacttaatagttcttttatcgacatttaattattactaacctcgggcaaccgggatggtaacgtccttttatcctaaggaaggcctagctaaggctcctctgaatatgggggtgttacagaagttcctttttagaggggaagagtaatgtcgcaaaataaaaaaaggctgattttgaaattatgttgttgttcgtttataatgctttgttgtttatttacaaaATTTTATATTGCTTCGGTCACATTGCTTGTATGAAGCTGTGATTAGTTACTTTAATTcgttgagtaattcatgcgtcGAAGTGGAAGTTGATAGTCATGGTGCCATGTGTCGTAgtagaatcgcgttgttgagtaacatggtggtatagtCGTGCGGCATGAAGTTGACATGCGATATGTTTCGTGTTCATGGTTGTTGCTAGTGAGTGGGGTAATCTCTTATATGATGAGTGATCGTTGTGTGTGCTGGTTCATATTGCGAAGTTGGTGTTTATGTGATAGCTGTAAGAGTCGATATGTATAGAGCGTtagacaatgatgatgatgacatgggggatggcatTTCAAGGGAGTGGTGACTTGTGTCGAAAGAGCGGTGAGGTCGTTGtttcccgtgtcttgtgcgttgtggtaggtgagttgaacttcggggacgaagttctttttaaggggggaagactgtaatatccgcccttttagggaccctttgaccagagtgactgaccttgggagcgggaatagtccttagaagtgcgtgccaaagttaTATTGGGTTACGAGTTATGTGTGGTattcgatagagtagaggctactcgatcgagtagtttggttactcgatcgagtagggggtcactcgatcgagtatgtgggacactcgatcgagtaccgggttttcagcgagggtttttaatcgcgttttgttaaaatcgcaaatcatttccgcctcattcattctatcctttagtcgcctctttcccttcccttcaccataaaacctccatggaagcccttttgaaggtccttgtgccttaggagagcatagcttgagtcgggtagcgatcttttgccgggtttctccttgtaggtatgttgtcatcatcatccgtatccttgtctttacaattagggtttgcttgatagtaatagatgattgtgttgtgtttataggctttgcttgattgctggatatgtcgtatgttggcatggattggttgcagttgcttaaaggtaggttcgcctactcagttgctgtagatggtctagtgtgtcggttgttgtggttgttgtaaattgtcgtattcgtattgtgacggttgttggtttgattgttgtttaatggatgtgattgtttgtctctggttctcgagatgcgttctcagttgagtggagtcacttgcgggagtggcttcacgccctagtttcgccctccgtggaacccgccacgggaggggatgtgcacattaatgggacagggttatcgctcggtatgatgagcgggaatttggtgggtacggctgcggtcccccactggcagggctggtccagtggacagtcggtgacggagattgattggagtgggtgtgattgtgtgtgtgccTGATCGTGTTGCGTTGTATTGCTAAGTGTCGTTGGTTTTGCcatatcttatctcagtactaaccttgtgtggttgtcttgttgttttatgtgtctgccgtgatcccttatggtgagcagtctgtcttagcaggtgttaatgtcgttgatagctggagtctgggcagggatgagtcttcacgagatttgatagttatagcgagtagcctttgagtttTAACTTTattatgtttattggttttaaatCAGTTGTAATATCAtaaaatagttcttttatcgacatttgattattactatcctcgggcaaccgagttggtaatgcccttatatgctaaggaaggcctagttaaggctcctctggatatgggggtgttacaataaatgtgctttcagtttaattcaaatgtccattacgtattttCATAATGTGCATGTACTGTTTTATGCAGGAGATTTAAAAGCAGACcttaaatgtacattatattattttttaaggtacattatattattttgaCAGGAATTTGAAATATCAATTAAATTGAACTCGTAATACATATAGTCGTTTAAGTAACATAGATAACTTCAaccaatttattaattaccatgattatgtttgtgacagttgaaaagacacaactgtttacaaaatttaatctcttatactcaattaatccactatataaacaCAAGAGAACACCACCACTTTTCCATCCTATCttcatttctaaaaccttttTCAATAACGAAAACCTTTAATCTGTCCAGAAAACTacttaattttcttaaaaaaaaaaaacaatgtcttACTCTAAATGCAAAATAGCCCACTACAAGAATGTTGATGACAAAACCAATTTCGTCAATAATTATAGGCAATGGAAAGTAGGccagttttcttcaaactggATTGATGGAAGAAATATTcctgtggagatggatgtaccatcACACAGTCGTCCTTTATATAATTTCCTTACTACTCCTGAATTCCTCCGGATTTGTTTTGACCGACTTGGGAGGCGAGAGAAGAAAAACATGGCCGAGGAATGCAAGGCCTGGTCAAGTTGGTTTCTTATAGAGAACGACAAAAAGGTAATTGAAAGGGATTATTACCGAAACGCGGTTCggggaaatggaaatggaataaTCACTATCACAAAGAATGATCGGCTGCTTGAAAGATACTGCCTTTGCAGGTGTATGTCTAGTCGTGAAAAAATAATTAGACATCATAAACGACAAGCACGACAATATAAAAAACACAGACAACAATATGAAATTGAGGAGCAGTCTGGTGATGAGGGTTATTATGACTCCGACTGATAGATTAGTTTAGAAATATATTAAGTTAGTTTTCTAGTATATTGTTATTTTgtattatcttgtgttttttttttcagtataAGCCTTAATAGGCTTTATGCTTTTGAAAGTCTtgaatggcttttgtaaatatttctaatattaatgaaatagtattatgtctatttgtttgtttactgtcattagcattcaatacatttaaaatatatgctatatcaaaatggacaacaatatttcctatgaacattagcagtaaaacaaatgttcctttaaaggcatgataatggacattggcaggaatacattatatatgaacctttatttgtacgaaataaattaccaatctttgtagagcatattagaattggattactgcattattgatgcaataatattcaatatacttacTTACTTAACTACTGTTGAAGTAGACAATGagtacaagtgatgcaactacgtCTTCTTTTACAAATAACAGCTTTAAGACaccaagaacaagaattaaaacaTTAAATGCACTCCAGTACATTCCATTCTGTCCAGAGAAAAAGAAACCTAAAGTAGGACAAGTATTCAAAACACTAGAATCAGCAGAGTTATTCTACAAAGAATAGTGTACAATCTGTAGGTTTACGCCAAGACTTGCAACAACAAAAAGGATTAAAGGCAATGAGTTaccaaacagttttgcattaaggaatGTTGTCTGCCATAGGCAAGGTGTAAAGGAAAGTAGGAAAAGTAAGAGGGTCATCGATCGATATCTGCGACAATGATGCACAATCGATGTGACAGACATAAGCCGtgtgaggctgattacaagaattGACTGTCGTGCATTAGTGCAGTTCAAATACCAAGAAAATGGAACTTATATTGTTACCAGATTCGAGGAAGCCCATAACCATCCACTTGCTTCACCGGAATCTACAATATTCTTGAAAGGAAACCGACAAATGACAGAGGTACAGAAACAATTTGTCACGAAGGTAAAGGTGCTAAAACTAGGTGGTGTGAAAGCATATACAGGTTGGAAGGAACTGTGTGGAGGTTACGACAACATTGGTGCTACTGAGGTTGATTTCAAAAACTTTGTTAGGGACATAAAAACCTATATTGGTAATTTTGATGCGCAAATGTTTGTTGAGAAGCTTATTGGGAAAAAAGACACATGCAGTTCATTTTACATTGATTTTATAGTAGATGAAAACAAGTGCCGGCGAGTGTTGTGGCGGATCCGATCGCATAAAGAACTACATGTTGTTCGGTGAGGTGTTATCAGCAGATGCTACATATggaacaaacaagtacgatatggtgTTTGTGCCTTTCACAGGAGTTGATCACCACAAAAGGTGCATAACCTTTGGAGCTGGGTTGATAGGTGATAAAACTATTGAGTGTTACAGATGGCTGTTCAAGACATTTTTGGAAGCAATGGGCGGGTGCTAGCCGAGAATTATAATTATTGATCAGGACAAATCAATGAAGTCGGTAGTCCCGGAAGTGTTTAAGGAGTCAACACACAGACTGTGCATGTGGCACATAATGAAGAAACTAAGAGAAAAAGTCATTTATCAACTGTTTCAAGATGAGGATTTTAAGACCAGGCTCAAtaggtgtgtttggaacaaccaacTTGAGCCTGATGAATTCGAAGAACAATGGGAGAAGATAATGACTGATTATCAACTTGTAGAACACGAGTGGTTTTCATATTTGTACGATATCAGGGAACAGTGGATCCCTGCCTATTTTAAAGATATTTCCATGTCTGGGTTGATGAGGGTTACTTCTACATCTGAGAGTGAAAACAGTTTCTTTGACAGGTTCCTTACACCTCCTTTGACCCTTGTTGAGTTTTGGGTGTGCTATGAGAGTGCCTTGGAAGCACAAATACACAAGCACTCCAAGTTGAACAGTGACAACAAACACTCTGAAATCCCACGGAAAACAAACTCAAACCTTGAAGTCCATGCTTCTGAAATATACTCGCACAACATTTTTAAAGACTTCCAAACAGGCGATTGCGGCTTTTTGTCGATTCTTTGTTTTAAAGATGTggagaagattgatgagacaaaaatatatattctaacAGACTTGCAGATGCCAAATAAGTCATGGAACGTAGCATATTCACCAGATAACATGGAGATTACTTGTTCGTGTTCTATGTTTCAGAGAATGGGCTTGTTGGGCAGGCACTGCCTTTGGATTATACACAACCAAGATTTTCAGAAAATACCAGAACAGTACATAATGCAAAGATGGACAAAAGCTGCAATGAGTAAGCCTGTCTTTGATAAAGATGGCAAAGCGATAGATGTCTCTCAAAAGTTTTTAAATAGGAAAAGTTTGAGTACTGAGCTGTGGCAAGAGGTTTATTCTTGTGTCGGCGTATGTTGAGTGTGATGATAACGACATGAAGCTTTTGATTGAAAAACTGAGAGATATTAGATTGGATATGATTAGTGTGAAGTGTTCCGgcaaagaagaaagacaagatgaaagaaatagaaaagtatgtgggctgcaaaatacctcagaagttggtgattcatgttcctaaaaaatctaaaaacaagggTAGGACCAAGGGCAAGAGAATTGAATCACAAATATTAAATGCCCTAAAGAAGAGAGGAAAATAGAAGAGGTACTGCAAAACATGTGGCCGCCAAGGACACAACTCTAGGACTTGCAAAGAAACAAACCATCTGACAGGTATGTATAATTTGGTTTCTTGTTAAAGCATATTACATTAATGTTAAATATTTATTAATTATACAAGTATAGCGCATAGTGTTTACCTTCAAAAATCATCACTCTTATATGAAGGAACATAAGCTCTTTGTGCAATGAACATTATGGTTGTTCTGAAGGCACAAATGAGAATTTCAGCAATGTATATTTGGTTAACATTAAATGTATATCaatttagttgttcattttggccattttctccttataaaatctaatatttaatttacattctgttgcatattcaccaaataccaccatgaagatgacgacgatgaaggagatgaatctgatgatgtggaggacgacgatgaagaagatgaatctgataacgaagtggaagatgcaaatttttgattcaaggatagacatccataatatacactacgagaacattcttaaaggcttgtatgtacaattcGATTTTACTGCCAAAGTGCATTACTTTTATAggcaaagtatattacatttgtattaaaggatcattattgttgttctgcaaggaacattcttaaaggcttgtatgtacaattcgattttactgccaaagtacattactcttatagcctaagtatattacatttgtattaaaggatcattattgttgttctgcaaggaacattcttaaaggcttgtatgtacaattcgatttcactgccaaagtacattactcttatagccaaagtatattacatttgtattaaaggatcattattgttgttctgcagggACATCATCAACTTGATTGGAATTGTTTTTCCCAAAGTACAATAATTTAAAGGCGTTTTGCACAAtaaacattattgttgttctgcaagaacataataaactttattcaaatttgtttccggaatataacactctcttgaattaaaactttttcaaacttcaggTTGTTCGAGTCGTAGCTTCCTCAATATATGTTACATTACTCACACACATGtcacaaacgaaacaaaaaagtttttacggcttgaattcagcatcttcctcatcttcatcgtCGTATTCTTCCCATGGCAGTGGGTTTGAACGGAAATCCATTGCCTTCTTTACTTCAGCATCAAAACATACATTGCTTTTTGTTGAAATCATATATGAAATGTATTTCTTCCGCATAATCAGTAGGGGAGCATCCTAGGAAAGTAAAGAAAACAAGGGGTTAGAACATGTACAAATGTGTACTGAATTATGTATTAATAATAATTGTATTACTTCTGAAACTCACATCGCCTTTTTTAAGCCCACAGGTCCAATTTAGATTACccataaatgtctccatatgtctcaTAACGTAAACACCACAATCAGTCTTGTTAGTGTTGTTCCTCCACTTCATCTTTGCAAGAATAGGCTGCCGTTTTTTTATGCGATCAACTTTTACCTTTGAAACACCGATGTCTTTCAAGTATTCTGCTAGAACATTACGCTGGCGGAGAAGGAGGGAAAAAAACATTAGGACACTAATAATTATGAGCTATAATatcacaaaaataagaaaattaagtCAGACCATATTTTTGGGGAAGGTACACTCTATGTAAAGTCATTGTACATTCATAATAATGAGTAGGAACAGCATGTAGTGTTGTTAAGCAAAAGAGAGCATAAAATCTTACAAAAGACAGTGGTCTATCATGGAAAAATTCTTCTGGTTTTACGTCACGATGCAcatttgtagatacccagtatctgctgagactctaacaaacacccgatgattatcggactacaacatgttttggaatcgcggcgtttgatcgacagtttgtgtacaactttacgtcggaaaacttaaaacgatttcgaaaataaaacatttcaaaacttttcaaaagtacctggagtgtttaatgcacgacgacggggtcacaatgacactaactagagtcaaaaccaacaccggatcaaaaaccgactcaaaaattcaaatcccgactccaacaacgagtcaaaccgagtcaagtcaacaaatacggtctaaacgaccctttcaaaccaaatcgggtcaaatacccatttttcaatacgtttttcaaaaggtcagaacacggcatacaaccgttggttgacccgcgcctaaacaggcctcttttttcttatttccaaaaccaggggagacccccttgcactgccaacaggctcgcgcctcatgtggccgcctggtgcggggtctgttccctttccagcatcagtctaggatgatcccgactccggttagcccggatataggacggatcagatgactatttgctcattcaaaatcatatttgcaaagtGCTTCACTAAGACAAGTGGATCACATTATGCACCATAAGCccaatacggtaaatggatgtttaatttccgtcttgcatgcaaatcaaccattaatccatcCCGACATCTTATACCTGaaacttggattaaatcaaccgactttgaaagctctcacatgttaggtttaaattattggatgcacattcatgcatttaaaccgttttatcaacttttgcattcaaccaaccaagatcgatcagtagaggccgctaccgggggcaggattgggtgtctgattaaagggcttactcagaaactttggatagcggacgaccttatccagggcctacgagagtcattctagagataggatgctaaagagggacggtttccttatctttagtacctatgtcaaacgctgctttgtgcttcgatttgaccgaggtaaaaagttgatttcgaacgggttccaagcatcccacaaatgcttggtggggactccgaacatctctaatcatttcgagacccttaccgagacgaaaccgaccgatccaaaacgatccggtcaaaaacatttttacgccgccgagcgtggctttcaaaagaccgctctatgtccgcagatcgaaccggacctgcaggtgggccatgtccacagattggcgactccactggggaaaactaggacacttacgtctttgtgatccctagatggtgagactcgaacgaggtcttggttggaatgcattaattgatattacggtcacggtcgggttccttgtccgggcccacaacctaacccttgtcgaccaattggctcgtctcgtcgacgtgagttttctcatccccgcgtttcgaatcccgattgtgtCAAGAATACCATTGAcatcacacatttctgtttcgtcaaagagctttcatcactttcgagcacgaggttagggcaccctccttacacattttgtttggattggtatc contains the following coding sequences:
- the LOC141651493 gene encoding protein FAR1-RELATED SEQUENCE 5-like translates to MKSVVPEVFKESTHRLCMWHIMKKLREKVIYQLFQDEDFKTRLNRCVWNNQLEPDEFEEQWEKIMTDYQLVEHEWFSYLYDIREQWIPAYFKDISMSGLMRVTSTSESENSFFDRFLTPPLTLVEFWVCYESALEAQIHKHSKLNSDNKHSEIPRKTNSNLEVHASEIYSHNIFKDFQTGDCGFLSILCFKDVEKIDETKIYILTDLQMPNKSWNVAYSPDNMEITCSCSMFQRMGLLGRHCLWIIHNQDFQKIPEQYIMQRWTKAAMSKPVFDKDGKAIDVSQKFLNRKSLSTELWQEVYSCVGVC